The region TCCTCTAAAGACTGATCTCCAGCAGCAGTCAGTGAACGTCACCATTGGGATTTTGTGTGATGTTGACAAATACAAACAAACCGATGAGGTTCTCAAAGATCTATGGTCTGTGCTAATTCAGGCAAAAGCCAATCATGAAGACGGCTATGTTGTGCATATGCCGATCCAGCAGGATGGCGCTACCGCATAATGCCCTACAGCATCTGTATTTATCAAGGAAACAAAATGGCTGTTTGCTAAAGGAAGACTGTCCTAACCTACATTCCGCAGGTAGGTGAAGAGTCTACAAGCAAGTAATATCTGCAGGTAGGTGGTCCGAGCAGGTGAATGATCAACTGCCTTTCCTCAGAGAGATTAGTGACTTGTTGCAGGCCATTGAGCAGTACTAAATGAATGCCTTGAAACGTTTGCATAATCCACCGAAACGTAGGCTTAGTGGTCGGTCGTTTTCGTTGGTCAAGCACCGTTCGTTGTTGTTGCTTGAGAGCCTGCCTGATTTTCCGTTCAGCCAATGTGTAGACCAATAACGTCAGGGCCATAATCAACGCCAACGCTTCCACCCTTTCGGGCTTTTTGACAAAAACACTACTGGTGAAGAAGAGCGGATCTTTGAGAAAGCGAAAGCCCCTCTCGACCTTCTGCTGTTGTTTATATTCTTTCAATAGCTTCTGAGCAGGCCATGTCTGTGTATCGAGTTGATTGGTGGCCAGAATAAAGCGGCTGCGCTGGCGCATGAATTGTTCTTCGGTTTCACTATTACATTCGAGAGTGGCTTTGATTCGATAGCTCTCAATGGGTGTTTTGAGCGTTTTATTGCGCGGTTCTCCTGGCGCTCGTTTAGTGCGGACCGTTTCAATCGTCACATTGACTAACTGATGTTTTTCCAATTGCTCTTGAAAAGCAATCAATGCTTCATCGGCATCCGGGCGACAGGCAAATATTGTTTTCGTGAGCTGTTTCAACTGACGCTTGAATTTTCGCTCTAGCGTCTGTACTTCTTTTTGCCACAGCGCTTTATCTGCTTTGCGCGTTTGACTTTCAATCAAAATCCAGCGTTGTTCAATTGCGCCATAGGTTTGAGAGACTTCCCACATTTGATAGTCGTTGAGGTCACAAGCAACAGCAGTCAACTCACAGGTGGGCTGTTCGATAAGTGCTCTGGCAGCCTTGAGGGTTTGCGGTACGCGTGAGAGCCATCTCAGTGAACAGACCTGCTGTAGATTTGGTTCGCTGTAGAATGCGGCATCAATGACGAATAGAGAATCAACATCCCACTCGGTGGCAAAGTCACTCATCACCCCAGCAAATGCTTGGGCATCACTTTGGTTACCATCGGCGACTTTTAGCCATAGAGGAACCCCGCCATCTCTAGAGCAAATCAGGTTGACCATATATTGCTTGAGGTCGGGCCGCTGGTCGCGGGAGTAGCCTCGACAAATCTCAATGGTTTGAACATCATCACCAATAGCGTCGTTGTCGAATG is a window of Acaryochloris thomasi RCC1774 DNA encoding:
- a CDS encoding IS1634 family transposase; translated protein: MSELQVETLDHLGLVAGVIDELDLVKLTDELLPPHSQNCISSGQVVKAMLLNCFGFLSAPLYLFIQFFESKPLEHLLGPGIESSHLNDDRLGRVLDGLTQSGTTMFFLKAALRAVERFEVSCEQVHLDSSSFSVDGDYRLAEPEADLPDSFDNDAIGDDVQTIEICRGYSRDQRPDLKQYMVNLICSRDGGVPLWLKVADGNQSDAQAFAGVMSDFATEWDVDSLFVIDAAFYSEPNLQQVCSLRWLSRVPQTLKAARALIEQPTCELTAVACDLNDYQMWEVSQTYGAIEQRWILIESQTRKADKALWQKEVQTLERKFKRQLKQLTKTIFACRPDADEALIAFQEQLEKHQLVNVTIETVRTKRAPGEPRNKTLKTPIESYRIKATLECNSETEEQFMRQRSRFILATNQLDTQTWPAQKLLKEYKQQQKVERGFRFLKDPLFFTSSVFVKKPERVEALALIMALTLLVYTLAERKIRQALKQQQRTVLDQRKRPTTKPTFRWIMQTFQGIHLVLLNGLQQVTNLSEERQLIIHLLGPPTCRYYLLVDSSPTCGM